The nucleotide sequence AATATATAGATCTCTTGACTTTTCTTTCAAGATCAATGAACAATATGGCCTGTCTTCCAAATATAGTCTCTTTGGTTAAATGACGTGTATTTCGAAGTGCAATGAAAACGGTTTTACTCAATAGTGCTTTAAAAGTTAAATTATCTTcgagaaacaaagtgaaacaggCTTAATGTTTCATAAATCAATTTATTAGTTGACTATGAAtgtcttttttacatttttctcttaAATTTATCATTCTAGATGTGAGTGAAGGCTCGCCGTACACAAAGGTGGATCCTGATCTCATTCCAAGTGGCCCCAGGCTCCGGCATCGTCGATCTCCTTCTGCAGAGAAACCTCCAACTTTCTGCCCACCTCAGGAGACCTCGGCAGTTCAGGACTGTTACAGAGTTGCTGAGACTCATGAGGAGGAAGACATTCAGAGCCTGCAAGATGATTTGACCTTGGTGACTGCAGTGGACGTGAAGGATGTGGAAGACGGCCCCCACAGTGCAACAGATGACTCTTCAACAGACGCAGAGCCGGACTGCAATGTTGAGAATTACCTGCACCCTGAGCTGGTTCATGAGACCCACACAGAGGCGAAGGTAAGCACACATCTTTTTGCAAGgaaaatcaaaataaagaacAGACACTGGCTTCCATTGTGTGCGTACATCTGAATCtctttttgctgtgtttgcttttgACTGTGAGGACTCAATAATCTGCATCCATGTGTCTCTAAGCCTTGTTCAGCATGTTTTGGGTCCTTTCCTGctcaaacacacctgattgcaatgactGGGTAACTCCTGGGCTTGGTGATTAGACAAtcattagattcaggtgtgctgaagcaagGAGAGCGCTCAGACATGAAGGTCAGTGTTGCAGACACTGGTCTGTCTTATTAGTGAAGGACCAATTGGGTAAATGGGTTTTAATTTGTGACGAAGAAAAAAATAGTTCCGACTGAAGACTTTGACACGAGAACTTAAACCTCACTGTCTAGTTGAGTTGTCCGagaagggttaaaaaaaaaaaaactagtttgCATCGAGTCTTAATTTTCAAATATCGCCAGATGAAAGCGGAGATATTCTATGCCAAACAAGTGGCAGCCTGCAGGCCACATATGGCTGTCGGCTTATTTTTTTATAGCTCCAAAGATACTTCACGTGACACCAATAACCACATTTAAACACAATATCAGTTATGCCTTGAAAGTTGTTGAAATGCATGTTAAGATAGAAATGATCAAACACAGGCAGCTTAATCAAGTAGCTCTTTGTTGGATTCAGACGTCACATTGTTGTggtcatctttaaaaaaaaaaaataaaaaaattaaattaaaaaaaaaatccccaattGCGACACTGAGCAGGGCAACCATTAGATGATTGTGGTTGTCTGTTTTTGATGGACCTAAATCTGCCAAGTGTGGATACAAAATCTGCTGTGAGTCTTGTTGCTTTTAGTGTTTTAATCAACAAAATTTTGCTCAGAATTTTTTTGTCCCAACAGTCAAGGCAACGTCAAAAATGGATGGTTTTTAAAGATTGCTTTATTGACCTGAAAATCATGGATTTTATCTTTCAGTGTTCATACCTCAGATTTGTTGGTAAAAAAAATTGCATGCGCTATAGCAACTGCCTAATGGAGTTTAAAAACCCTAAAACAATTTCAAAGATTGAGTCATATTCTGCATGGTTATCCCTCAAGCTGCATGTTGACTCTTATTTTAGTGAGGTTTAACACTGAGCTGATTGTTAGTTACCAATATTAACTTTGCCTTTATGTGCCTAGGTGCTTCAAGCAGAATGTGAGGAAGACAGGAACACAATCGTAGATGAAGTTTCACAAGGGGatagtgaagaggaggaaaacctGCAGTATACTCCTGACAGTCCACCATGCCCTGAACAAGATTTTCATTTGAGTGAAACCACCGACGACTTCAAATTGCAGGATGGTTTAGACACAGGCAGCAATTTGGAGAAGCCGATAGTTGAGACTGAAGAGGATATTAGCCTGCAAACCAATCAAGTGGAGGAAATTCTGTCATGTGTTTCTAACAGTTCAGTGTGCTTTGAGCAAGATCTTCATATGAGTGAGACCAAAGACGATGAGCTGCAAGGAAGTGAAGCCACACCAGACACAAACAGCGAATTGGATGAGCCCATTAATAATACAGAAGACTTCCAAAACGGTGAAGAAGTGGAAAACCTATGTGCTTCCAACAGCCCAATTTGCTTTACACAAGTCTCTCAAATAAGAGAAAGTGTCAAACTGCACGATAGTGAGATTACACCAAATACAATCtgcagtgtggagcagccaaTCACTCAAATTAAAGAGGTTTTCAATGGAAAAATAAGTCAAGAGGAAGAAAGTTCTCAATGTGTTTCGACCAGTCCAGTTTGCCTTGATCAAGATGTTCATGTTGGTGACAATGGTGAAGACCACAAACTGCAAGTCAGTGAAGTCCCATCAGTTCCAGATGGCAATTTGGAGCAAATGGTCACTGAAAGTGAAGCTGAACCCACCCCACACATCTGTGAAAAGATCGAGGTCAATTTAGAGGAAAATAGTCAAGTAGAATGTACAGAGTTTTCCCAAAATGATCCTTTTCAAGAGGAACACGAAGAAAGTAAGGTGGAGGAAGCAATGCTGGAGTGCTCAGATGACAAAGTGTTTGCTCAGCAGTTGGGGTGCTTGACTTCTAAACAAGACACAAACCTGCTCTGTTCACAGCAGGATTGGTGTCATGCGACGAACGTGGTGCTGTCCAGTCGCGAAGATGACCATTTTCAGACTGCCGAGGTGACTGAGGAGATCAGAGGTGAAGACCATTTACACAATCTTACAGAAGTCGAACCTGATGTCAGCCCACCAGAGATTTTTGAGCATCAACTGCAAGACGAACACAAAGAAGATAATTTTGCTTTCAGTCAAGAGGAACGTGTTGGTGAAGAGAAAGTTGTAGATTCTTGCAATGACAAATGTGAGGAGGTAGATAATTCTGTCTCCTGTTTGAACCAGTCAGCTGACTCTGCCAAGGAGAACAAGAGTAGTGATACAGAAGTCTCAGCCTCTGATATTGTCCATCTTCCTAATTTGTCCTCAGATGATCAGCAACCTCAAAATGAAGGGAAGAAAGATGAAATTACTCCAGTTTTGATGGGTGGGATGGAACAGGATGTTATGGATAAGATGTGTCTTCAGGAAGAAATTGCAAGTGAAAAGAATAGAAGTGATCAAGTTGTGGCGTTGGTGGAAGAGAGTGCTGAACATCTTGGGGCCTCTTGTGACCAAGACCAGCAAAAGGACAGCACAGAAAGTCATGAGATGCTCAACAAGACTGAGAATCCTTCAGCTGATTCAGCTGCTTGCTTAACTTCATCTTTATCTAATCCTGACTTATTGGCTTCATCTCAAAGCGTGGAAAGTGACCAAATGCAAACTATTTCTGCTTTTCCTGAAGTGACCAGTGGCGCTACTTCTGACGCAGCTGGGTGTAGCGAGAACCAAATTTCACTGTCTTTTGTGGAAAGTCAGCTGTCACGGTCATTGTCTGGTTTTGGAGGAGAGAGCGGTATCTCAAGCATGGCGGTCAGCCCCGATTTGTCAGATGCTCTTGATGAGTTTGGAACAACCCTTGAAGATGTGCTGCCCTCGGAAGTGGACTGCCTTGCATGCTCTGAGGAACAGGCAGAGTCCCCAGTAATTTTTACGGATGATGCGGCTGTGTCTTTTGGTGGAGATATAGCTGGTGGGGCACCTGAACCTTGTGAAAACCTTCCCCAGCAAACCGGCCAAGATTGGGCCATGGACAGTTCTATTGCAGTCAATGAGGACGTATTTGGCAATGATGTTGAAGATGGTTACTATCACACAGTAGACCAGTTAATGACGGAGATGGCAGCCAACGTTATGACAACAGATGAGATCAGAGAAGCTAGCAATGAAGTTCCTGTTCTGGTGGTGAAAACTGATGGGAAAGAAGGGGCcgagaggaaggaagagggtGCCGGGAAAGAAGGGGCcgagaggaaggaagagggtGCCGGGAAAGAAGGGGCcgagaggaaggaagagggtGCCGGGAAAGAAGGGGCcgagaggaaggaagagggtGCCGGGAAAGAAGGGGCcgagaggaaggaagaggagcTTGAAAAGACTGAGATCAGTATAATGGAGGCAACAATGGACAATAATGAGTGGATCACAGATGGTAACTACGAAGTCCTACCCTGGATGAACCTTTCAACCACATCTTTTTCCCAAATCCCTTCAAAATTAGACCCCTCTCCGACTGctcatcctcctctttctcttacAGATGACACAAGCATAGACACAGATATCCCACCTTCCACTGAAGCCAGCCAGACCGGCTCTCTTTCTCTTGAAGAAAACTTGGACAGCAGCAAGAAAGTTCTGGCAGTCCAGCCAATGCCCCAAAACGTCAACGTCACCTTCCGTATTCACTATCTGACCCACTCGCCGTACCAGAAGCTGGCTGTCACAGGGGACCACGAAGAATTGGGCAACTGGAAGGAATTCATCCCTCTAGAGAAAGCCAAGGACGGGCACTGGTCTACTGTGATTGGCCTGCCTGCAGAGAGCCATGTGGAGTGGAAGTTTGTGGTCTTGGACAAGGGGGGAGTGTGTCGATGGGAGGAGTGTGGCAACCGCTTCCTCGAAACGGGCTATGGAGATGATCTGATTGTGCACAAATGGTGGGGATTCTTGTAAGTATAGATCCAACCTTGTAATGAAACGGACTCTCCTAAAAATTCAGTGTGACATTTGTATGCTGTTCCCTTTCAGGACTTGACCAATTAATTTATGTTGGCATCGGGTTCTGGAAGGGTGCACACAAACATCAACCCCCAGTCTTACAgacatgcattttaaaaattGCTCGCAATAGCTTGAAGGTACACTGTGTGTTAACACATTAACACCTTAAATATTCTAAAACACGAAAAGGTGCAGGATCACGTTTTTGATGTAATATCATGGGCACACACGGATGGGGGATTTCTATTGTGGTTGGCATGCTCACCAGGCTGCTGGTTCTTCAGTGTTCTCAGTTCAACAAGAGGAAGCGGCATGTTCTGACTCAAGCACATGGTGAGAAACATGGAAAGCACTCCGAGTTGAATTGAGGGCGAGCTGGATCCTACAGTGGAGTGACTTCATGCGTAATCGTGGCTTCACTTAACTTGTGCATACTGTACCTTCAAAGGAAAAAAGGCTGGACACTGGATCCTGTAGTCTCAAATTGATTTCCTCTGCAGTTAAAGTTGGCAGGTCTTAGTTGAAACTGGAGTAATTTTggtttaaatatattttgtatttcaaCAAGGCTTATAAAATTTCTTTGGAAGTAACTTTAATGCTCAATGTTGTAAAATTtatattttgattgattttaaagCAATAAAGGCTGAAAACTCAGTTTAAGGATTGTTTTAATTGAAGTCCCTCTTGAAGAAACAAATTTTATTAACGCAAATCAATCGACACTTTGGACAGTTCATGTTTATCTCAGACTAATCAACTTTTCCACAAGTCTTGCAAAAGATGTCTTCCTTTCACACCCTGTGGCAATATCTGATTATGCAAACTGCAAGTGATTATAATGCAAGTGTTGAATTTGAATGGAGGCACCAGTGTTCCGTTTATATGCTGCTTGAGTACTCTCTAACAAAGTATGAACCTACATGCACATAGTTCACTTTTACTACAGCAATAACTAAAGCAATAATTGTAGTGTATAAAAAGACTGGTGTTCCATCAGGTATTCTAATGTTTTTACCACTAAACTGTGATAGACTTGTACTTTGACGCTGCTTATATCTCCTGGGAATCTGAGCATGCAAGATTGTCTCGCTGTCGGTCTATAAATGTgccttttaaatgtcattttctaTCATTATATTGTAATGCTTTTTGTGTCACTAAAACTTCAATGGATTGCAGAGTTTTCAATGCTGTACAATACAGACTGCATCTCATTGTCTCTCGGTATGCAATTTTGTGACGATAATGCTTCTCCTGAATGTTAATAAAGTGAAGACTGTTGCAGATTGAACTCTTCGTTGAGTTTGTTACCAGTGTTGGGCAAAGGTACTAGtgacttcaggaaaaaaaaa is from Salarias fasciatus chromosome 7 unlocalized genomic scaffold, fSalaFa1.1 super_scaffold_4, whole genome shotgun sequence and encodes:
- the stbd1 gene encoding uncharacterized protein stbd1 translates to MPVKNSVAVERRTDLASLFCMIGRHGPAVALAVIAMVSVVAGFIFYRNVRGKRRKATVGEAAAVGAGAGAGAERDASVIGTDEELEPELEQEPSASTDVSEGSPYTKVDPDLIPSGPRLRHRRSPSAEKPPTFCPPQETSAVQDCYRVAETHEEEDIQSLQDDLTLVTAVDVKDVEDGPHSATDDSSTDAEPDCNVENYLHPELVHETHTEAKVLQAECEEDRNTIVDEVSQGDSEEEENLQYTPDSPPCPEQDFHLSETTDDFKLQDGLDTGSNLEKPIVETEEDISLQTNQVEEILSCVSNSSVCFEQDLHMSETKDDELQGSEATPDTNSELDEPINNTEDFQNGEEVENLCASNSPICFTQVSQIRESVKLHDSEITPNTICSVEQPITQIKEVFNGKISQEEESSQCVSTSPVCLDQDVHVGDNGEDHKLQVSEVPSVPDGNLEQMVTESEAEPTPHICEKIEVNLEENSQVECTEFSQNDPFQEEHEESKVEEAMLECSDDKVFAQQLGCLTSKQDTNLLCSQQDWCHATNVVLSSREDDHFQTAEVTEEIRGEDHLHNLTEVEPDVSPPEIFEHQLQDEHKEDNFAFSQEERVGEEKVVDSCNDKCEEVDNSVSCLNQSADSAKENKSSDTEVSASDIVHLPNLSSDDQQPQNEGKKDEITPVLMGGMEQDVMDKMCLQEEIASEKNRSDQVVALVEESAEHLGASCDQDQQKDSTESHEMLNKTENPSADSAACLTSSLSNPDLLASSQSVESDQMQTISAFPEVTSGATSDAAGCSENQISLSFVESQLSRSLSGFGGESGISSMAVSPDLSDALDEFGTTLEDVLPSEVDCLACSEEQAESPVIFTDDAAVSFGGDIAGGAPEPCENLPQQTGQDWAMDSSIAVNEDVFGNDVEDGYYHTVDQLMTEMAANVMTTDEIREASNEVPVLVVKTDGKEGAERKEEGRGA